In a single window of the Streptomyces sp. 846.5 genome:
- a CDS encoding CDP-alcohol phosphatidyltransferase family protein has product MEVQETRVQTDRVFTIPNVLSMARLVGVPVFLWLVLWPEFGGPHNDGWAILILMASGVSDYLDGKLARRWGQISRLGQLLDPLADRLFVLSTIVGLTWRGIMPWWLTALLLGREVFIASLLPVLRRHGYGPPGVNFLGKAATFNLMYAFPLLLLTERSDWLGSVAFIIGWAFVWWGTTLYWWAGILYAVQTRRLVRTGTAVD; this is encoded by the coding sequence GTGGAGGTTCAGGAGACGCGAGTCCAGACCGACCGCGTGTTCACCATCCCCAACGTGCTGAGTATGGCGCGGCTCGTCGGTGTGCCGGTGTTTCTGTGGTTGGTGCTGTGGCCGGAGTTCGGGGGACCGCACAACGACGGGTGGGCGATTCTGATCCTGATGGCGAGCGGGGTGAGCGACTACCTGGACGGGAAGCTCGCGCGGCGGTGGGGGCAGATCAGCCGTCTGGGTCAACTGCTCGATCCGCTCGCGGACCGGTTGTTCGTGCTGTCGACGATCGTCGGGCTGACCTGGCGGGGGATCATGCCCTGGTGGCTGACGGCGCTCCTGCTCGGTCGGGAGGTGTTCATCGCCTCGCTGCTGCCGGTGCTGCGGAGGCACGGGTACGGACCGCCCGGGGTGAATTTCCTGGGGAAGGCGGCTACGTTCAATCTGATGTACGCATTTCCGCTGCTTCTGCTCACCGAGAGGAGTGACTGGCTCGGGAGTGTGGCATTCATCATCGGATGGGCGTTCGTCTGGTGGGGTACGACGCTGTATTGGTGGGCAGGGATCCTGTACGCGGTTCAGACCCGTCGTCTGGTACGGACGGGCACCGCGGTCGACTGA
- a CDS encoding IS110 family transposase, with protein sequence MDVLHERCAALDIGKKDLKACVRAPSPSGRRSRRQEIRTFATTTNALLELRDWLVAEQVALVVMEATGDYWRGAFYVLEDCLNVILVNAAHAKGLPGRKTDVADAAWLCQLGECGLLKASFVPPEPIRHLRDLTRYRSTLASEVSREAQRLEKELEDAGIKLSAVATDILGVSGRSMLAALIEGERDAQALAQMAKARMRPKIPDLVQALTGNFGEHHAFLCRLHLERIDHLKATIAELSERIEEEMRPFARQLDLLETIPGVGRITAEVLIAETGGDMSRFRTAGHLASWAGVCPGHHESAGKHKSGRRRHGNRWLGAALGTAAMAASRTRDRTYLGARYMRLMPRLGKKKALVALEHSMLTAVWHILTQDTAFHDLGGDYYIKHDPERALRRITRQANALGMTVRFEPIEAA encoded by the coding sequence ATGGACGTGCTGCACGAGCGGTGTGCCGCGCTGGACATCGGCAAGAAGGATCTGAAGGCATGCGTTCGGGCCCCCAGCCCGAGCGGGCGACGCTCGCGGCGGCAGGAGATCCGTACTTTCGCCACCACGACCAATGCGCTGCTGGAGTTGCGGGACTGGCTGGTCGCCGAACAGGTCGCCCTGGTGGTCATGGAAGCCACTGGCGACTACTGGCGCGGGGCGTTCTACGTGCTGGAGGACTGCCTGAACGTGATTCTGGTCAACGCCGCGCACGCCAAGGGCCTGCCCGGGCGCAAGACGGACGTCGCGGATGCGGCCTGGCTGTGCCAGCTGGGCGAGTGCGGCCTGCTCAAGGCCTCGTTCGTGCCCCCGGAGCCGATCCGGCACCTGCGTGACCTGACCCGCTACCGCTCCACGCTCGCCAGCGAGGTCAGTCGCGAGGCCCAGCGGCTGGAGAAGGAGCTGGAGGATGCCGGGATCAAGCTCTCTGCGGTGGCCACCGACATCCTCGGCGTCTCCGGCCGGTCCATGCTCGCCGCGCTCATCGAGGGGGAACGCGATGCGCAGGCACTGGCCCAGATGGCCAAGGCCCGGATGCGCCCCAAGATACCCGACCTCGTGCAGGCGCTGACCGGCAACTTCGGCGAGCACCATGCCTTCCTGTGCCGCCTGCACCTGGAGCGCATCGATCACCTCAAGGCCACGATCGCCGAGCTGTCGGAGCGGATCGAGGAGGAGATGCGCCCTTTCGCCCGCCAGCTTGATCTCCTGGAGACGATCCCCGGCGTCGGCCGCATCACCGCGGAAGTCCTCATCGCCGAGACCGGCGGAGACATGTCCCGCTTCCGCACCGCCGGCCACCTGGCCTCGTGGGCCGGGGTCTGCCCCGGGCACCACGAGTCGGCCGGCAAGCACAAGTCCGGGCGCAGACGCCACGGCAACCGATGGCTCGGCGCGGCCCTGGGTACCGCCGCGATGGCCGCCTCCCGCACCCGCGACCGCACCTACCTCGGCGCCCGCTACATGCGCCTGATGCCCCGACTCGGCAAGAAGAAAGCCCTGGTCGCCCTCGAACACTCGATGCTGACCGCCGTCTGGCACATCCTCACCCAGGACACCGCCTTCCACGATCTAGGCGGTGACTACTACATCAAGCACGACCCCGAACGCGCCCTCCGACGCATCACCCGACAGGCCAACGCCCTCGGTATGACCGTCCGCTTCGAACCCATCGAGGCTGCCTGA
- a CDS encoding IS110 family transposase, producing the protein MSDPQEVSEEAPELVDRAAAVDVAKASGVVCTRVPHETVAGRRVQRLETVAADTDSILALGDRLRCLGIERVVMEATGVYWKPWFFLLEACGLQVWLVNARDVKNVPGRPKTDRLDAVWLCKLNERGMLRASFVPPREIRELRDLTRTRTVLVRDRTRAKQRVEKLLEDAQIKLSSVVADLFGVSGRAMMDALVAGERDPAVLADLARGRARVRTEQLRAALRGGFTEHHAFTLTVQLAVVDFLGQQIDRLSARIEEHLAAMEPPHGPTGPAPGPPPPGPQRPGLLALVDKLTAIPGVGERAAQTILAEIGTDMSQFPTADHLASWAKLTPRTIQSGAVNTTGRTGKGNPWLRGALGEAAAAAARTDTHLGTRFKRLVKRRGYQRALVAVARSILVIVWHLVNDPDAVYQDLGADWFTRQGDPARKARDLIRQLEKLGHQVTLTPTTEPA; encoded by the coding sequence GTGTCGGATCCGCAGGAAGTGTCGGAGGAGGCACCGGAGTTGGTGGACCGGGCGGCGGCGGTCGATGTGGCCAAGGCGTCTGGGGTGGTGTGCACGCGGGTGCCGCACGAGACGGTGGCGGGGCGGCGGGTGCAGCGGCTGGAGACGGTGGCCGCGGACACCGACTCGATCCTGGCGCTGGGCGACCGGCTGCGGTGCCTGGGGATCGAGCGGGTGGTGATGGAGGCCACCGGGGTGTACTGGAAGCCGTGGTTCTTCCTGCTGGAGGCGTGCGGGTTGCAGGTGTGGCTGGTCAACGCGCGGGATGTGAAGAACGTGCCGGGGCGGCCCAAGACCGACAGGCTGGACGCGGTGTGGCTGTGCAAGCTCAATGAGCGCGGCATGCTGCGGGCCTCGTTCGTGCCCCCGCGCGAGATCCGCGAACTGCGGGACCTGACCCGGACCCGGACCGTACTGGTCCGCGACCGCACCCGCGCCAAGCAGCGGGTGGAGAAGCTGCTGGAGGACGCGCAGATCAAGCTGTCCTCGGTGGTGGCCGACCTGTTCGGGGTCTCCGGGCGGGCGATGATGGACGCGCTGGTGGCCGGCGAGCGGGACCCGGCGGTGCTGGCGGACCTGGCCAGAGGCCGGGCCCGGGTACGCACCGAGCAACTGCGGGCCGCCCTGCGCGGGGGCTTCACCGAGCACCACGCGTTCACGCTCACCGTCCAGCTGGCCGTGGTCGACTTCCTGGGCCAGCAGATCGACCGTCTCTCGGCCCGCATCGAGGAACACCTGGCCGCGATGGAACCGCCCCACGGCCCCACCGGCCCCGCCCCGGGGCCGCCGCCACCCGGGCCGCAACGCCCGGGCCTGCTGGCCCTGGTCGACAAGCTCACCGCGATCCCGGGCGTGGGCGAGCGCGCCGCGCAGACCATCCTGGCCGAGATCGGCACCGACATGAGCCAGTTCCCCACCGCGGACCACCTGGCCTCCTGGGCAAAGCTCACCCCCCGCACCATCCAGTCCGGAGCGGTGAACACCACCGGCCGCACCGGCAAGGGCAACCCCTGGCTGCGCGGCGCCCTGGGCGAAGCCGCCGCCGCGGCCGCACGCACCGACACCCACCTCGGCACACGATTCAAACGCCTGGTCAAACGCCGCGGCTACCAACGCGCCCTGGTCGCGGTCGCCCGCTCCATCCTGGTCATCGTCTGGCACCTGGTCAACGACCCCGACGCCGTCTACCAGGACCTCGGCGCCGACTGGTTCACACGCCAGGGCGACCCGGCCCGCAAGGCCCGCGACCTGATCCGCCAACTCGAAAAACTCGGCCACCAGGTCACCCTCACCCCCACCACCGAACCCGCCTGA